The genomic segment TACCTTCAGTTCGAGGTGTAACTCCGGAACCGTACATGGAAACCAGGGGTTTCAATGCCCTACCGATGAAGTTAAAAGCTATTAAAAATTGCAGAGAGGCTAAAATGCCCATAGATATTGTACCCACTGTAGTCAAAGGTGTAAATGATCACCAGCTGGGAGATATGGTGCAGTTTGCGGCTGATAATGTAGATATTATAAAAGGTGTCAATTTTCAGCCACTTTCTTTTACTGGTCGTATCGATGCAGATAAAAGAGAACAGCAGCGAATAACAATACCTGAAGTGATGAATAATATCGAAGAACAAACAAATGGTATGATCGTGAGTGACGATTTCTATCCGGTTCCTTTTATTGTACCATTGACTCATTTCGCAAATGCTGTGACCGATATTGAAAATGTTGAATTTAGTGTTCATCCCCACTGCGGATCAGGTACTTATTTATATGTGGATAATGAAAAGAATATGATCCCGGTAACAAGATTTGTGGATGTGGAAGGGTTTTTTGAATATCTTGATGAGCTGGCACTTGAGGTAGGGGGTGTTCAATACTTTAAAACCGTTGCACGGTGGAGAGGGATTAGAAAACTTGCAAAAGGAATAAGACAGCATGTGGATGATTCAAACGCTCCAAAGGACATTGATTTTGCAAAGAATTTTTATAACCTGCTAATTGATCGATCTGGTAAAGCAACTAAAGTATTCCATGAAAAAATGATGCTCATAGGAATCATGCACTTCCAGGACCTCTATAACCTGGATATTGAGCGGGTGCAACGTTGTGGGGTGCATTATGCACTACCCGATGGAAGAGTAATCCCGTTCTGTACATATAACACATTGTACCGGACTGAGATTGAGAAGACGTTTTCAAGACCGCTGGACTAACAAATGTTATTGGAAGTATGTTTTATAAGAACCAGCATGTACACAGTCTTTACAATTTTGTTGTCAGGAATGATGGCAGGGATATGAAGAATATACCTGAGAATATGATCTTTACAGGTTATACACATGATGTTAAGGCAGCTCTGTCTGCCAGTGATATATTCTTCTTTCCTTCCATACATGAGACTCAGGGTCTTGCTATTGTTGAAGCAGCAGCCAATAACCGATCAATTGTTACAAGGGATCTGCCTGTATTCAAAGAATGGCTTACCCACGGGCATAACTGCCTGATGGGGACATGTGTCGATGATTTTGCAGCCAGATTAGGGGGGGGAAGCTCATAAATCCGCTGTGAAACATCATGATATTAATAGGACATCCGGATCACTGGCTGGAATATATAAAGAACTATTAGGATAACACGACCATTCGTGCGAAAATGCATAGAGATATTAATAATTAAACATCTAACATAAAAGAGGAGGTTTTGTATATGATTGAAACTATCAGGAAATTGGGTCTTTTTGGAATTGGTGCCTGGGCACTCACTGAAGAAAAGATCAATGCAATCGCAAAAGAACTTGTTGAGAAAGGGGAGATTAACAAGGAAGAAGGTAAGAAATTCGTAAGGGAACTTATTGACGAACAGAAGAAACAGAAAGAGGAAATCGAAAAAAGGATTTCCGAAAAAGTGAAAGAAACGTTCAGCAAGGCTAAAACTGAAACAAAAGAAGAGATAGAACGTCTTGAGAGAAAGATTGACAAGCTTGAAGAGGCAATAGAAAAACTTTCAAAGTAATTATTACAGTCACAGTAATGTTGCAATTGATATTGCAATGTTACTGTTATCCATTACACGCAAGTCAAAGGTTGGCATAGGATATGTTAACTCGCTACTTGGATTTTGAACATATTGACTTTTTTAACCAAACCCACAAAAACATTAGGTGGTATTTATCCTGTATGCCACATAATTTAAATCAACGGGTAATTACATTAATTTATTGCTACTTGCCC from the Methanosarcinales archaeon genome contains:
- a CDS encoding glycosyltransferase family 4 protein, translated to MFYKNQHVHSLYNFVVRNDGRDMKNIPENMIFTGYTHDVKAALSASDIFFFPSIHETQGLAIVEAAANNRSIVTRDLPVFKEWLTHGHNCLMGTCVDDFAARLGGGSS